The genomic segment CAATGCTAAgctaaaaacattgaaaaacagaaaaaataccaTAAAAGGATATCAGTAATACATGACTACAatcacacattttgataaatctgtcccttaatctCGCAGGTCCAGGGTCCAGTGATAGTTGTATACTGAAAAAGGGGGGCTTGAGgccctcaaaaaaaagtttgtagctTTTTGCTCAAATGAACACATCCAGAGGCTTTTTTGCACCAAATAATGCCAGAATGCtgtcctttttttctgctttcagctTGGGATGCCCACCTGTGAGTAACTGTATCTGTCTATGGCTgaactatgtacaggtatgggacctgttatccagaatgctcaggacatggggctttcctgataatggatctttccgtaatctggatcgtCAAACCGTaattctaatagaaaatcatgtaaacatgaaataaacccaataggctggtttagtttccaataaggattaattatatctttgtttgaatcaaatacaaggtattgttctattattacagaaaaagagaaataattttttttaaatttggattattgggataaaatgcagtctatgggagatgaccttcccgtaatccggagctttctggataacggatttccagataacagatccaatatctGTATTTCAATATGTATATGTAGTGTATTGGCTGAAATATGTATCATCCGCTGTACTAATATTTGTACAACCCCTCACTTTGTAGCAATaacaactttaaaggggatctaaaccccaaACCAAATTGGTGTAAACTTATTGAAGGTGTTTTctttaagcacttttgtaatttacattaatttttagcagtttccgagatatttgaatttttatatttctaataGCAGGCTTTAGGCTCAATAAGAGTCAGGATCACGGACAATCTGACATTCAAGAGAGCAGTTAAACTGAAAGCCTGGTATTAGTAGTCTTAAATTGCTATTATCTCAGAAatcccttaaaataaaaaaacccattTAAGTTACAAAATGCTCAGAGGATCCTGCCTGATAGCTTTCTTATAGCAGAGCCCAGTCTGATAGTTGACGGTCCATAGAAACCACATTCATGTTGGGGGTATTACCAGTGCCCCAGCTGAATGACGAGCATGCATTGATGATGGGAGTAGGGGGAGGTAAATGATgtgacagaagaggtacatgtGAAACATCCCACCActtgctgtgtctgcatccgacagttgtgttgcgtcTTATCCgacattttcattacttaccttatttccagcGTTTTGTTGCAGCTCATCAGATCGCAcagaaaacgtccatgtagtcctaccctaagggagAAATCTGTCATATTCCATGCAGGCAATGTAGGACGTGATGAATGCAGAACATCAGATAGAGATCAAGCAGTGATAGTGGACGAGAGGCTCATATGTCATTATATCACGATACACTTGCATGTGTGGGGGGCATTGCAGAGGAAGAGTAGTATTGGCTTTTCAGCTACACTTTGCTTTGTGAGTCCAATTGCTGACCCTGACATTGACTTTGTTTATTAGcaatataattcatatttttgctCTAAGTTATAAGTAAGCTGTTATACATGAGAGAAACCTTCTGCTTTACTTCATGATGATGTTAAGTGTTCCCCAAAAGGTGCTATTGTGTCAAAAAATATCCTCTGCAGCTGTCCAGTGTCCTCTTGCCTCAATGTCTGCCCTGTCTCAGCACCTGCTCTTCTGCTGGTTAATTTACAACCTTAGGCCATAAGTCATTAATTAAGGAAAGGCGGTTGTCAATAGAAATAGAgtaaagacagtagggcatgtTTATGACCCCAACCACAATTACCTTCATGCTCAAATAGACGCAAATGTTATGCAAGTTGATACCATTCATAGTGCTTGTGTCCAAAGATGCTTCCCTATAGTTGCACCAGTGTATCCATCCCACCTCCTTTTCTGAATTATGTGCAAaggcacctattgacacaggggaaccctggagctaccaccacatTCAAGCAGGAGCTAATTCCACAGTTTGCTCTGTGTGCTGGGACAAAAATACAGTGAATCATGTCAGAAATCGTAATAATGGCGTGTGGGAAAAAAGACGCAATCGCTACCAGCTTTGGATGCAATTGTGTCCTATTCGTCAAAACTTTCACCTGCAATTTTTGTTGCATCGGAcacaaaatgtgaacaacccctttaagtaaactgaAAGAGTTGTTAGCAATAGGGTATCACTGTAaatgagaagagagagagagagagagagagagagagagagagagagagagagagagagagagagagagagagagagagagagagagagagagagagagagagagagagagagagagagagagagagagagagaggagagagagagagagagagagagagagaagagagagagagagagagagagagaagagagagaggagagagagagagagagagagagagagagagagaacacacaCAGGAAGGTAGGTGCACTGTAAAAAATCTGaacacaaatttgcatatgcagatttaagaaaaaaatgtcataatatgcaaaaagaaaaaaaaaaaaatcgtcaaACTAAGTTGTCCGGAGCTTTAAAGAGTCAGTATATACCTAGTTGTAACTGATGAAATTGCCACATAATCACCCTGCAGTGTAAGGCCTATAGCTCTTGGTTTGTTCAGAGACCCAAAAACACAACCTGAAATCAATTGGAGGTCAAATCACAAACGTattgatagtagggatgcaccaaaccctttCTGGAAGAtaaaggctagggccagatgatccAGAGGCAGAGAATCCGCTGCTTTGCTGCTCCCCTTGTCTTTCTAACAGCAGGTGGTTTTCggcatgaaatgcaaaatgtagTGCTATGCATCTTCTAACTTGAGGTTATGTTGAAGTGATGCATTCTGGGACTTAAAGTCCCtctgctttacagagattttGAGAACtgcccactttttttttacataagtccAACTAaagtattttttccctttaaatggctCCTGAGTTAGCGCTTTGTGGCCCTAGTCAACTAACTTAAATGTGCATACACTTCAAATATGTAATTCAGTTATAAAAAAGGAACTCACAGTGCCTAAAAGCAACAATTCTTATCCATATTCCTTAAGATTTCTGTGCACAAACGTGTGATTCCATTTGCTTTTATTGGAATCCACTGGCTGGATAAGCCTAAGAGAGCTTTTTaaggaaataaagcaaataacaaaaagcatttgCTAAAACAGTTCCTGTTTATTTCACATGATTTCCTTATACTAACACTGCATGTGCATTTAGAAATAGTgaattaaaataaagcaaaataaaaacacatttttaaattatcagAAGCTGCTAATGCACAGCACTGTACAGGAAGAAATAACATGGGCAgagacaaattaaaatataaaaccacAGGAAATCATATTGATGCCActttaaggggcagttttatcaatatGCGAGATTCAAGCTCACCGCAGAAAATTCAACAACTTTCtactcattcctatgggatttttaaaatcatattgaTCAATAGGTGAAagctcaacatttgataaatacacttctaaaaatcccataggaatgaatataaagtgggTGAGCTCTAAAACTCCCATTGCCGCTAAATGTAgcaactgttaaaaataaatgtaaaacaggCACAAAAGTGTAAAAATTCACCTTTTGCCCATAAACCAATAACAATTAATCTTTAGCTCTGTATAAACACAATGCTGTCAGCAAATGACTTACAGAGTGACAGAAAATGAATGATTATTAAAGAAAACAGGAAATCAATCTTGCTTCTTTTACTCATCTTCATCATCTTTAGCCTGGTAGATGGCTTGATTTCGCCTTTTAATCTTCACTCCACCACTCCCATTCTCATTGCTCATCCTCTTCAATGGCCTGTTGGACTGTTTCCCCTCTCCCTCAGTCTGGCTGCTCTCAGAACGATCAAGCTCATCGTTAGTGGAATCTGTAGCATCATCCGAAGACACAGCCATAGAATCAGGCAGGACCCGAATGTTGGAAAAGTTTACTGAGAGATCAGGGGTATACTCAGGAGACGGTTCACCTAACTTTTCTGCAATACCTTCATCCTCTTGTTCGTCATCATCTTCCAATGTAATTTCATCAGGATTGACAGAAGTTGAGAGAATCGAAGTGTCTGTGCTGTATTCACCGGGGTCTTCTGCAGACCCAATACTGTCTGCTTCGTTATCCTCTGTCATATCAAAGTCTTCTTTCTCTTCCTCGTGCTGGCGAACTTTGACATTCAGGTCAACAAGTCCCAGTCTGGCACAGAATTCTGTTGTTTGTGGATTTACAATGTGGGTAGGCATCCTCTTGTACTGTGGATTGTTGGGGTCATAGCATGCTGTCGTCACACTGAAATTGCAAGGGATCTTGATGTCATGTCCTAGATCATCCAAAACTTCTCTCTTAGTTTCCTCAGACATGCTAAAATCCCACCTGAAATCAAATGTGTACTTCTGTTAAAATACAGAATGAATTCTTCCTTCTAGCATGTTTGAAAGTGGTTGCTACTACTCAAAATCTGTCATTTTAATATAAAGTCGCactacaaaaatatttgaataatgCTTCATGAAAGAACAGCATAGAAACATTTAAAGGATGTAAACAGATGGCTgtaaacataaatgtaaaaaaagaagaaatgcaaAACATAAAAGAAGGAAAGCAAGAGAAAAAACTAAActtcactaaggggccgattcactaacttcaagtgaaggattcgaagtaaaaaaacttcgaatttcgaagtgttttttgggctacttcgaccatcgaatgggctactacgaccttcgactacgaatcgaactattcaaactaaaaatcgtttgaccattcgatagtcgaagtactgtctctttaagaaaaaacttcgaccccctagttcgccatctaaaagctaccaaactcaatgttagcctatggggaaggtccccataagcttggctaactttttttgattgaaggatattccttcgatcgttggattaaaatccttcgaattatcctttgatcgttcgatcgcactatttgcgctaaaatccttcgacttcgatattcgaagtagaaggattttaattcccagtcgaatatcgagggttaattaaccctcgatattcgaccctttgtgaatcggccccttaatctcctTAAAGTGAGGGGGGAATGTTGCCTGATATACTAGAAAAAGTAATCGGAGAAGCTTGATAACTCCAACATCCAGGAGGCAGAAGTATGCAAAGAAGTATCATTATTATAGTATAGGGGGCTTTTGGGTTAGCAAGGAATGTATTCAAGTAAGTTTTCCATTTGTCCACCATTGAAAAAGGCAGGCTTGGGTTCCTGGGACATAAAGAGGGTTGgtcaagatggaggcagtaaatacagtataaataaaggcagatttatttacTACGGAGTCCCATATTTATAAGCATGCTtgttgtattttaaaggggatgtaaagtcttAATGGAAACTggcttattttaatttattttactcttACTATTATAAAGATAAAGGGTCAAGTTCCCTCCGCTGCCATACTAAGCAATGTCTACAATGctcaataaatacagtattagtCTCCACATGCACTTTTTTCACAGTGCAGGAGAAGCTAATCAGAATCAAGTATACAGGGTAACTAAGTGACATCACTGTTAGGCTCCATATGTATCTTAGGCAGGGCTTCATGACAAACCTCCACTGAAATGGAATGACTTTacaccccctttaaaggggctattcaccccctagcaaacatgcacagATTTGATCAAGAgacttaaatatatataggagatggtctgaatacaaacaggagtaataaaaagcatcaataacAATGAGCTTGTAGCCctatagagaatttgttttttagatggggtcagtaacccccatttgaaagcttgcaagtgccagaagaacaaggcaaataattaaactataaaaaaaataaagaccaattgaccAGTTTATAGAATCGGCCaatttataatgtactaaaagttacttaaaggtgaaacaccgcTTTTATATTATGCCATCCTTGAAATATTCAAGTACAAATGAGGAAACTGAATACTTGGTGAAAACTGATACCTAGAGTTAACCCACTAGTTTTGAAGTGTTTTGTGTACCCCCATATACACTACTTGCATTTACTGTTTCATGTTCAATCTAGAGTCAGCTGCAACCTAGAAATGTGAAATGTATTGGACAGTTTATACTCCGATACTTGACCAGCTAATGATTTACCTGGCATGGAGACCATTATTCTCTGGCATGTTCCATGTCTTTGAAGTTATGTTTAGAAGATCTTTGGTAGCTTTAAGGACAGCTAACCATTCAAGGTCATACTCCAGGCACTCAGGCTTACTAGGATCATGTTCCATGTCTACAATCTGGACAAAGACATATGAAATAGGGGCAtctataaaatccaaaaatgctaaaaacaaaaaaaccaaaaaccaatAGTGTGTAAAAGGGAAAGAAATGTCCTCACCTGCAAAAATTCTCGGTGTGGCAGGCATTTATCCAATGCTAAAAACTTTGTGGCTTTGGGTATTTCTCCTACATTATTCTGCAtaaatttaaaagaaagaaaaaaagacattaaGTTTGCTTGATCACAAAGGCATGaaacaaggggcatatttatcaaagagtgaagttagagatcgccacaatcCACTAGAGGGAAatgccgccactctccattaatttctatggcattttaaaaggcatatttatcaaacggtgaactttcactttcttcCATTGAtactcttctaaaaatcccatagaaatgaagggaGAGTGGCGGAGTTTCACTCTAGTGGATTGTGGCGATCtctaaacttcactctttgataaatatgccccaatgtttattctaatataaacaaatatttagtTGTTCCTTGTTAACCGCCAAAACAGTTAGGTCCATCCAAAGCCAGTTTGTTTTTTATGCTTCCAACCAAAGAATCAATATATACTTAAAATGTGTTAGATATGTtttatagaagaaaagaaaatacaataatgTAATTCTCCTTCATTTTCTTACCTGATGTTGCATGAAAGCAGCAAACTTCACGTGCAGGTGGGCAGAAAACCAGTACGatggctggatgtgtaacagaagtTCTGAAGCTGCTGGACTTCCCAGAGTGTTGTCCTCTACTTCCTGCCGGAAGAAATCCTTCTTCTTTAGAAGCTGTTTTTTGTTACCATAGTGATAGATGCTTCGCGGCCAGTCGTGCGACAGAAAAATGTCCATGGGTTCTTTCAGctgtaaaaacaaatgaattttgTTGAAAATGAAATCAGAGAACATGCAGTATGCAAATTACATTATTAGAGTATAAGATATTACTTAATACTTAGCTGAGGGGACAAAAAGTAAAGTGAGGCTAGAAACTTTATCTGGTTGTGACTATTAATGGGAAAGTAGTGTGTTATGTAAGCAAAGAGCGTAAACCATAAATCTATGACGCGTATAATTTATTTGTCTAAACATTTGTATTTATCAGGAGAGCAAGTTGCATACTCAGTCAGCATCATGCCTCTCAAGGCCTGCCATAATTCACAGCAGGTATCAgcagtctagtaacccacagcactTTTATTACTACGTCAAACTTCGCTCAGTTTACATACCCCCTTGTTATTTTCAGAATCCTTaaagaaatttaaatataaattatatttatataatttatatttgctGGTTGTTTTCGGATTGTTCAATTGAGGAGAACATGTTCAGAAGGAAAACTATGAACTTTGCTtatggaaaggaaagaaaagacaTGCTAATGGTCAGAGATATCTGATCTTGTTTCTGAGCAGAACATCATCATAAGAGTTCACCTATCTCCTTCTGAATATTTCCTCCTGGGTTGAACAATCTGACAACTCCctagcaggtggcactgttgttttaAAACAGTTAAGTAAACAATTAATGAACTAATACAGTGACAAAGGACAAATTTACATTATAGGTAATATGAATATGCTCAATTGTGATATTacaaaaccaactgaaaaacCTTACCTGCTTCAACTTAAAGACCTCTATGCTCCTCACATGGTAGGCGCTTCTTACAGTGTCCTTACTGTAAGGTGGTCGCTCAAAATGACCTATGAGAAAGTAatattacaaaattacaaaaagatgaATAGCAGCAAGAGCAGATTCAACTGCTTCAGATAAGTTGAACAACCTTACATAACTTCAAAAGCACAACATAAATGTACCTTTTCGATAGTCATGAGACTTAAATATTCCAGATATTCCTCCAATTCTTACTCCACGATATTTTACCACCCCTGCATAGCCTGTCAAAATGGAATGAGTGCAAacgaaaatattaaaataaagacaaagatcTTCCAGTTCAGTCAGCTAAAGGCCTTGTACTGAGCAGTGTGATTTGTATGTGACATTCTTTACTACACACCCCATTAATAGCATATGAGATGTCTATACAGATACACTCAGCAAGCACACGACAGTTCCagctcataaatataaatatgcagagtTGAAATGTGCACAATAAACTAGGCTGATGTTACCTTCTATCAATGAAAGCCATTTTTTGATTTTAAATAGGATACATTTTTACCTTTAATTGAGAATGCACCATCTAGATATTGCATAACCTATCCTTTTAAACAACTAGGGTGGATACAGGTCAATGGTTGAAAATTTGGGGGAGAATTATCTTTCCAAAAGGGATATTTTTAATATAAGTCAGGGACGGGgaatttaatgggaaaaattgtAATTGCAAGAAGGGATGTTAAAAGTATCTGCACCCATGGAAGCTACTAGAGTGCATGTCAGACTTACCCATGTAGTAAATATTTGGTGCAACCCAGCCTCCATAAGGTAGCTCTTGGAGGTAGTTTGATGCCTCATGGTTTCCTCCAATAAAGATTGTTAGAATAGGGGCCTTTTTCTCACCAGAGTAATATCTTTAAAATTGGGAAACAAATGATATAATAACATGAAAACATTATAAGTTGCCTGCTAATATATATGGCCTTGGAACTATGTTTAACTATGTTTACTGTATGGCAAAGACTTTTAATTCAAGAAGTGCAATGTGTTCTTCCAGGTTTCCCATGCAAGAGTAGAACCTCTGCCCTCTTATTTTTCTAATGCAAATGTACAACACTGTGTAAAGAAAAAGTGCATTTGGTTTTTGTTACTAAACACCGAAACACTTGCCCAACCACTGTACAGAATAATggattatttactaatgaaaaagTAAAGCAGTAACTGTATTGAAGGTGCAATAATAACCTATTATCAGGAATCAAATAAATATGGCATGCACAATACCTGTTAAtttaaagagggttttttttttgggtcaaaaaagaattatgaaataaaaaaaaaagtaattaattcTGCCTCTGTCGAAATATAATCCAAATAAATTGATGCATGCCTTTCTACTTCTATCATATGTGAAGTGCTTCTGAACCTGcattgttgtacattttctttgaGTATTATTTTATGATATGATAATGTCAGTTGGAAACCATTTctaacttagactgtaagctttacaGGACAGAGACtgccttcctactgtgtcttatACCAAATGGCACTTAATTGGTGTATTTATTGTAATTCATTTAATCTATTAGAATACGTGTCCTCCATGTGtacttttgtatattttaagACTGAACAGCGCTGTGTATCAttgtggtgctttataaatgaagTCAAACTtaactacatacatacatacacttcaATGGGATGATCACAGCAAATAAGATGATGAACAAATAAACAGCACTTTCTTTGAACACCTGACAGAACTGAGGTACTATGCCTAAGAAGGCCATCCTCTATTATGAAGTGCTATTATCTTTAACATATGCCAAATTCTCAAATGCTAAATTCTTACAGTCCACATCATGAAACCACATTTCGCTTTCCCTTGACTCATTGAAAAGCTGTTAAAATGCTTTCTGATAGCCTTATGCCAAACATTCTGGAAAGATACACTATTTGGTCAAAAGTGTCCAGACATCCTCTGAAACTGTGGGTATTAAAATGAAGTGAGTCTACTGTGTAATATGTTCCAGTCTTCTCATTAGATGTAGGGAGATTATTGGTTGAATAGGTTTCCATTTAGTGACAACAGCAACAGTTGGGTTCAGCAATCAGGCACTGTATGCAGTTGGCATTTCAATTCATCCCAAGGGTATTCAGAGGGCCTAAAGTCAAAGCAGGCTGATTCTGtccttccactcccatctcagcaaatcAATTATGTACCTAAACCTTTCCCACAAAGCAGGAAACATGGGATTGTTAGGAATGTCACTGTACGCGGTCTCTTAGATTTCACTGCAACAAGGGGCCCCTGACTAAGCCATGTAAACAGCCCAGGA from the Xenopus laevis strain J_2021 chromosome 9_10L, Xenopus_laevis_v10.1, whole genome shotgun sequence genome contains:
- the dbr1.L gene encoding lariat debranching enzyme A isoform X1, encoding MKIAVEGCCHGELDKIYETIQFLEKKENTKVDLLLCCGDFQAVRNEGDMKCMAVPMKYRQMQTFYKYYSGEKKAPILTIFIGGNHEASNYLQELPYGGWVAPNIYYMGYAGVVKYRGVRIGGISGIFKSHDYRKGHFERPPYSKDTVRSAYHVRSIEVFKLKQLKEPMDIFLSHDWPRSIYHYGNKKQLLKKKDFFRQEVEDNTLGSPAASELLLHIQPSYWFSAHLHVKFAAFMQHQNNVGEIPKATKFLALDKCLPHREFLQIVDMEHDPSKPECLEYDLEWLAVLKATKDLLNITSKTWNMPENNGLHARWDFSMSEETKREVLDDLGHDIKIPCNFSVTTACYDPNNPQYKRMPTHIVNPQTTEFCARLGLVDLNVKVRQHEEEKEDFDMTEDNEADSIGSAEDPGEYSTDTSILSTSVNPDEITLEDDDEQEDEGIAEKLGEPSPEYTPDLSVNFSNIRVLPDSMAVSSDDATDSTNDELDRSESSQTEGEGKQSNRPLKRMSNENGSGGVKIKRRNQAIYQAKDDEDE